In the Dehalococcoidia bacterium genome, one interval contains:
- a CDS encoding FAD-binding oxidoreductase: MTASRDSAAIERLRASHRGPVLAPAEPGYEEARKVWNGMIDRRPGIIAQATGVADVVAAVNFAREQGLNVAVRGGGHSAAGNGVCDDNLVVDLRHMKGIHVDPATRRARVQGGVTLGEMDRETQVHGLAVPAGTNSTTGVAGLTLGGGLGWLMGSYGLTIDNLLSCEVVTADGRVLTASHAENPDLFWALRGGGGNFGVVTSFEFQAHRVGPMLVGGIIVHPVSEARQVFSFWNDFRATCPDELTLFAVIAGAPDGSGNIISALAGAYSGSIEEGEKAVRPLKEFGQPLMDAMGPLPFVALQSMLDEGFQPGMLVYWKAEFLRELTPAAIDAIVEIGEKMPSPLSAVVLEDMHGAVRRVAPDATAYGQRDATTNMAVISAWTDPAESDKNIAWAREVMKVAEPYKTGGTYMNYFGVDDQGEERVRQALGANYDRLREVKRRYDPTNMFRFNQNIAP, encoded by the coding sequence ATGACGGCGAGCAGGGACAGCGCCGCGATCGAGAGGCTGCGCGCAAGCCACCGGGGACCGGTGCTCGCACCGGCGGAGCCCGGGTACGAAGAGGCGCGCAAGGTCTGGAACGGGATGATCGACAGGCGGCCGGGCATTATCGCTCAGGCGACAGGGGTCGCGGACGTCGTGGCGGCGGTCAACTTCGCGCGCGAGCAAGGCCTCAACGTAGCCGTCCGCGGCGGCGGGCACAGCGCGGCCGGCAACGGCGTCTGCGACGACAACCTCGTCGTCGACCTGCGACACATGAAGGGCATCCACGTCGACCCGGCGACGAGGCGCGCCCGGGTCCAGGGCGGCGTCACCCTCGGCGAGATGGACCGGGAGACGCAAGTCCACGGCCTTGCCGTTCCGGCCGGCACGAATTCGACCACGGGGGTAGCCGGCCTGACGCTCGGCGGCGGCCTGGGCTGGTTGATGGGGAGCTACGGCCTGACTATCGACAATCTGCTGTCCTGCGAGGTCGTGACCGCGGACGGCCGTGTCCTCACGGCGAGTCATGCCGAGAATCCGGACCTCTTCTGGGCGCTCCGCGGCGGCGGTGGCAATTTCGGCGTGGTGACATCCTTCGAGTTCCAGGCGCACCGCGTCGGGCCGATGCTCGTCGGAGGAATCATCGTCCACCCGGTGAGCGAAGCACGCCAGGTCTTCTCCTTCTGGAATGACTTCCGCGCGACGTGCCCGGATGAGTTGACGCTGTTCGCAGTCATCGCGGGCGCTCCCGACGGCAGTGGCAACATCATTTCCGCGCTCGCAGGCGCGTACTCTGGCTCCATCGAGGAAGGCGAGAAGGCAGTGCGGCCTTTGAAGGAGTTCGGCCAGCCCCTCATGGATGCCATGGGGCCCTTGCCCTTCGTCGCGCTGCAATCGATGCTCGACGAAGGCTTCCAGCCTGGAATGCTGGTCTACTGGAAGGCGGAGTTCCTGCGAGAGCTGACTCCCGCCGCCATCGACGCCATCGTCGAAATCGGCGAGAAGATGCCCTCGCCCCTGTCCGCGGTCGTGCTCGAGGACATGCATGGTGCTGTCCGTCGTGTCGCTCCCGATGCCACCGCCTACGGTCAGCGCGACGCCACGACAAACATGGCCGTAATCTCCGCCTGGACAGACCCCGCGGAGAGCGACAAGAACATAGCCTGGGCTCGTGAGGTGATGAAAGTCGCCGAGCCCTACAAAACGGGCGGCACCTACATGAACTACTTCGGCGTCGACGACCAGGGTGAGGAGCGCGTGCGCCAGGCCCTCGGGGCGAACTACGACCGCCTGCGTGAGGTCAAGCGCCGCTACGACCCCACCAACATGTTCCGCTTCAACCAGAACATCGCGCCGTAA